A window from Megalops cyprinoides isolate fMegCyp1 chromosome 8, fMegCyp1.pri, whole genome shotgun sequence encodes these proteins:
- the igf2b gene encoding insulin-like growth factor 2b → MEDQQRYGYHSFCHTCLRTEKRKMKIRKMSTTSRMLMFTMALTLYVVEVGSAETLCGGELVDALQFVCEDRGFYFSRPTSRSNSRRAQKGIVEECCFRSCNLMLLEQYCAKPAKSERDVSATSLQVIPVLPLPSKDVPRKHVAVKYSKYEVWQRKAAQRLRRGIPAILRARKFRRQAERARAQEQVDFHRRLITLPSRVPPAMAPTENYVNHK, encoded by the exons ATGGAGGACCAGCAAAGATACGGCTACCACTCTTTCTGTCACACCTGcttaagaacagaaaaaagaaaaatgaag ATCAGAAAGATGTCCACTACGAGTCGAATGCTGATGTTCACGATGGCATTGACACTGTACGTCGTGGAAGTGGGTTCAGCCGAGACGCTGTGTGGTGGAGAACTGGTAGATGCGCTGCAATTCGTGTGTGAAGACAGGGGATTCTACTTCA GCAGGCCAACCAGCAGATCGAATAGCCGGCGAGCGCAGAAAGGAATTGTCGAGGAGTGTTGTTTCCGAAGCTGCAATTTGATGCTTCTGGAACAGTATTGTGCGAAACCCGCTAAGTCGGAAAGGGACGTCTCAGCCACTTCACTTCAGGTCATACCAGTGCTGCCGCTGCCGAGCAAG GACGTCCCGAGAAAGCATGTGGCCGTGAAGTATTCCAAATATGAAGTGTGGCAGCGGAAGGCTGCCCAGAGGCTGCGTCGGGGCATCCCCGCCATCCTCAGAGCCAGGAAGTTCAGACGGCAAGCAGAGAGAGCCAGGGCCCAGGAGCAGGTGGACTTCCACAGGCGCCTCATCACCCTGCCCAGCAGGGTCCCACCTGCCATGGCGCCCACAGAAAACTACGTCAACCACAAATGA